The following proteins come from a genomic window of Desulfuromonadales bacterium:
- the hgcB gene encoding mercury methylation ferredoxin HgcB, translating to MSELRYLEGVTTLQLDVAKCIGCGMCPAVCPHAVFVMAAGKAAITDRDRCIECGACARNCPVEAISVKAGVGCASAIIHSWLTGEEPSCDCGGGSSCC from the coding sequence ATGAGCGAACTGCGCTACCTGGAAGGGGTCACCACCCTGCAGCTGGACGTCGCCAAGTGCATCGGCTGCGGCATGTGCCCGGCGGTCTGCCCGCACGCCGTTTTCGTCATGGCGGCAGGGAAGGCGGCCATCACCGACCGCGACCGCTGCATCGAGTGCGGTGCCTGCGCCCGCAACTGCCCGGTCGAGGCGATCTCGGTCAAGGCCGGCGTCGGCTGCGCCAGCGCCATCATCCACAGCTGGCTCACCGGCGAGGAGCCGAGCTGCGACTGCGGCGGCGGGTCGAGCTGCTGCTGA